CCCTCTTACTAACCTCCCTTTGCACCTTAGTGGCTCAGGCATGTAGGTGTAGTTATTCTCCACTGTGTGCATGTTGTAATGTATAGAGAAAGCAACACCAATGACGTAGTCACCATCCACTGAGAAAGCAGGTAGACGAGTGGTACTCTGTAGCTCATACAGACCCAGAGACAGGACCAGGCTAATAGAGAGAGCAGTGATCTCCATCCCTCAACTGTCTGTGTGGGAATACTGCATGTGAGGTATCACTGAgttatatagattttttaaacaaaccGTCCCTCCTTCTACTGTATGTCAGCTTACTGTACACCAAAGAGAATTCTTTCTATGGGCCGTGCAATATTATGCGCATACAGTTCCCATGTGTTCccaaatgtaccttttatatcttgtttgtgtCGTTCAATCCCATTTGACATAATGCgtgaaaagggttttttttaataagcaataatttCATGACAGTGTGAAGACAGAATACATAACCAagcctttttttgcattttaaccatatttatttactcatttagcTCATCATGAAagaatatgttttaaataagtTCATAGCATGGCATTAATATCTTCAAAACATTTGTGAAAATGTTACATAAAACTGGTTGAATGTGCACATTATAAGCTTCATACAGTATGCTATGGAAAAgtctgtcacattttattttgctgtccaATCAGTGTTAATGGTAAATGTAGTTCACTAAAACAATACCTCAGTGTCCAATTTACTGAGTAAGCTGAGTTTTCCTTCTCACAGAGACAGCAATAATGAGAGCAACACATTCTGCAGCACAGTAACTCAGCTTTTCTGTAAATGTAGCACACACTGAGGAATGTATCGCTTCAGTCATCTACATTTACTTTCAAAATTTATGACAAAACCACCTCAATGCTTGCAAATTTctattcccttttttttcaaacctcatATATCTCAGGATTGatctttgttcattaaatgtttctTGGTGTTCTTCTCTGGCTTAAACAATATGATGAAACACTTTGGAGCAAATATACACAATGTTAGTCCAAAACTGGAGGCCAGAATGGCAAATATCTCCACAGCCACAGTGAATTTCCCAGGAGAGCTGACATATGCAGGGATAAAGGTGATCCACACTGCACAGAATATCAGCATGCTGAATGTGATCAGCTTGGCTTCATTAAAATTATCAGGCAGTTTCCGAGCCAGGACAGCTAACACAAAGCAAAAGACAGCCAGCAGGCCGATGTACCCGAGCACAGCCCAGAACCCAACAGCTGAGCCTAATGCACACTCCAGGATGATCCTCTCCTTGTATGTTGTGAGGTTTTTCATTGGAAATGGAGGATTAAGAACCAACCAAATGGTGCATATTATAACTTGAATGAACGTGAAAGACACTACAGTCATTCTTTGCTGTGGAGGACCAAACCATTTCATCACATTGCTTCCTGGGAGTGTAGCTCTGAAGGCCATTAACACGACTATTGTTTTTCCAAGAACACAAGACATACACAGGACAAAGGTGATCCCAAATGCTGTGTGGCGCAGCATGCAGGACCACTCAGAGGGCGCTccaatgaaagttaatgaacataagaaacacagagtcagagagaagagcagcaggaagctcagCTCAGAGTTGTTGGCCCTGACAATCGGGGATGTCCTGTGAAAATAGAACACAGTCGCTGTTATAATGGCAAGACAGGCACCACCAACTGAGAATGCAGCCAGGATGATTCCTAGGACCTCGTTGAAGGAAAGAAACTCTACAGGCTTGGGGAGACACGTGTCCCTCTCTGCATTAGGCCAGAACTCCTTGAGGCATGGGAAGCAATCAGGGGAATCTGAATAAAAAGCAAAGCGTCCTTTTAGGAGACATATTGTACACTACTCTATATTTTGTACAGTCAATATGTatttggagaaaataaaaatacctgtAGCATTGCTAATCTCTCCCTCAGGACATGGTAAACAATCATAACAGCAGATGggttttcctttctgcagcactTTACGAGTTCCTGGaggacagctgtcagagcacactgaCACAGGTACCTGGCACAAAGATATaaacaaaatatcacatattCAGATGTGCTACAAAGATCTGAGGTTAAAAGCTAAAGTTGGTAAAAATACCAGGACTTGGAGTAGAGTGTTAGTGTTGCTAAACCAAACCTAGGTTCATACTAGCAAGGATGCAGCTACCAAAGGATAACTTAGCAAATTACATAAAATCACTGGTATCCTTTCCCTGCATGTTGCACTTAACTTTAGAGTGAGACTTGCCTGGGTGAGTGTGACTCTTCCTACATCTGAGAGGGGTTATGTTGTGTTCAAGTCACCGAGACACTCCTCGTCTGTGCTCCAAAATGGCCTTGAGTCTACTCAGctctgtttggttgttttcATTCAGGCAAGGTGGATTCTCACAAATGAAGCTCAGTGTAATCTCTCACCCACTCATCACAATTCTACAAAATTAGCTGATCATGGGCATGCAATCGTTAAGTTAAACCAACTAGATTTTTCCAAAATCTACCACAATCAagtcaaaaattattttttatatgactATCCCTGTACTGCAATTCAGCAATGGAACACTTTTGGATGAGATGAAGGGGAGTGTTATGCCTAAATGCTGTAACTTtggaattcatttttaactcgAGGGAGGCAAGAGGAACAGGGACCTAAAACACTTCATATGATGTGAGactgtaaaattttaaatttaaatacacTGTCGCCCttcaagttaaaaaaagtatttgttacctctttccatgaaatgattgtgaggAGGTGACTCATAAtttacagataaagtgtatatcttctcaaaacattattaattaatcaattccAAACACATCACggtgaaaatgaaaccacaataactagtgaaaagtgtgtgaaaacaaaattattccaactttatgggcaaccgtatATTTTAAACTAGAGCTTTTAGGCTCCTTACTTGTGTGCTGCCTTCCACCCAGGTGAGGTTCCTGTTGATACGGAACTCTCTGCCAACAGGCAGTGATGCATCGTAGTGTCCGACTGTCACCAACTCGATGTTGCCACTCTCAGTTTTTTGCCAGTTCACCAGCTCATATGTGGCCACAGGATCCCCGTTGGCATCAAATGACACATCATAACcatttttagaaaaatgtactttcttTAACTGCATGAGAATCTGTGAGAATGAAGTAAATACTTgatatattcaaataaataacattttaaaagttaacCATTTAActccataaaaatgtacattgtagctttaaaaaggacattgctgtgttcacctggtggtTTCAACTGACCTCTTCAGACTCTATCCTGCTGAATTTGTCACAGTGATTTGTAGAATTTGTTTCCTGACACACTGCATTATGAATGGCATGTGCTATTGCAAAAACAGCCTTGTATACCATGTTAGTGATCCGGAGCTGAGATGTGTCAGTGTACGGAGTCTGGAGCGTCTTTATGTCTTCACTTCCATCACACactctcttgtttgtgtctgcCCCTAAatccacacagagacagagaaaagggaTGTTTTTTCAACCCTAAAAATTACAAGTAATTGCATTTTTAGGTTAAAGCATTCTCGCAACAAAAAACAGTACTTTGCAgacatctttatttattttttgtatagtTGCTGTTTCCGCTTCCATCAGCCCTATTTTCAACCATCATTCACTGATTGAAAGGCCGTTAGTTAGATCCCTGACACTCACAGTGTAGATGGTAAAATTCTTAAGCAAGATAGTGCAGCCTAAAATGATTTGGTAGCACCTTACAtgatagcctcggccaccaatgtatgaatgtatgtgaATGGGTGAGTGCTGACTTGTAATgttgcaaagactagaaaagtgctttttaaaatcaatccatttttctattttaattcaGTCTATTTAACTGGTCAAGTATCTGTGCACATACAAGGAATTGACTGTGGTGtcgtgtctgtttctgtgtataTAAACTGACAGTGACAATAtgtgcatgttaaaaaaactgtttatatttaaactgtgaaaatatataattaacatACTGACTTGAACAGTgttatcctgtttttttttaaagtaaataatcTGAAATCACTGTCTGAGTAATATATTCATTAAATGCAGACAAGCATATGCTGTAACTGATATGTGCTGTAATTACAATTTTTCAATTCTATTTAGCTTAATGACCTGGAGACTGTCTCTATATTGTGTGCTTGTGTTCGTGGCCTTAGCattgaaatgaaaacactgttGCAAAGTTTATACAAAACCTCCAACACAGCAGAATGCCAAAACCTGACCTGAAAGATAATAATTTCAAGTGAGGTTCGAAGTGATGCAACTCATTGCCTCCTCGTGACTCAGTCCAGTAACAACAGATTTCATGCTAAATCCCAGATTTGGTCTTAAGGCTGCTGCACCACTCAgatagacagagaaaaacaacaaaactgatATACAATGACCCTCACATAAGATTCAACtgtctcactttttttcagccTGCAGTTGAATGCATCCTCCCAGAACTCAGTGAGCAGTGGAGAGGCAGCCACTTTAGAGGGAGAGAGGTCCAGCAGGAAGTCTCTCAGACCTGGGATGACTGATTGCTCAATGCCAAATCCAATAGCTCCAGCACAGAAGCTGAACCTCAGCATGTCTGGGTCTGTTACCCAAGACTCACTGCCTATCCACAGGCGAGGTGGAAAAGGCTCAAGAGAAAGCTCCTCTAGCAGAATCCTCAGATCTACAGTCGATGTAAATGCCACAACAACCATAGCTGTCGACCTGGAGATATTgtgcattatatattataccaTATCacataaaaagtatgtttttaaaCGTGTATcaagacattttaatcaaaCATCATTCGGTCTCATTGGCTCACAATGTCTCTGATGAATATGAGAGAATTATCCAAAAGGTTAGAGACATATATTTCCTGTGTTAATGGGGCTgataaaaatgattatattttataacatttgttgtggttttgtATTTAAAAGGTCAGTGTCAGCACAAGGAGAAAAACTACAATCAGTGATGTAGAAACCTGCGGATAACGTCAGCTACTCTCTGGATCCTGCTACGTGGGTTTGTCCGATAGAAAGCTTCAGAGTATTCCACACAGATCCCCTCTCTGCGTGCTGCGGCCAGGAAAGACGCCATGCCATTATTGCCATAATCTGAATCCGACCGGACAGCACCTATCCAAGTCCAGCCAAAGTGTTTGACCAGCTTGGCCAGCGCGTCAGCCTGGAACTGGTCACTTGGGATTGTTCTGAAAAAACTCGGGTACTGCTGCTTATCCGACAGGCATGCACAAGTGGCAAAGTGGCTCACCTAATGAAAAACAATAGTGCAATTACTGAACGGGACAAAACAATCAGCTCAAGTTTGAACAAGCAGATTGACAGAAATTCAGAACATTTACTTGAGGGACGTTAAAAGGCCCGAGGACGCGCGACATGCTGATGGATGGCGTGGACCCACACTCACCAACAACTGCCATCACCATACCAGACTGTGAGCAGTTGTCGCCTGTGTAAAACACCGGGTCCAGGCCGTTTGAAAGCTGGAATGCCACATGCACAGCCACGGGCACCGAGGCGCACGAGTCGTAGATCTGATAACCAAGTCTGATGCCCGGCAGCAGCTCCGTGCTGTTGTTAATCTCCTCGATGGCGAAGATCATTGCGCGTGAGAAGCGCAGTTCACGGGGGATAATGCTGCACACAGAAACTCATGTCAACTCCATAAGCACATTTAACAATTTTCAGATATATATAGTATAACTGCAATTCATATCCACTGTAAATACGTTATTTTAAACTACATCTGTCAACCAAATTATCAGGAAATCAATAAAATTAAGAACATTTCCTTCTTCACACAGTCTAAAATCCTCTTATCCCACATTTCTCCCTCTTACTAACCTCCCTTTGCACCTTAGCGACTCAGGCATGTAGGTGTAGTTATTCTCCACTGTGTGCATGTTGTAATGTATAGAGAAAGCACCACCAATAATGTAGTCACCATCCACTGAGAAAGCAGGGAGACGAGTGGTACCCTGTAGCTTACATTTTAGAGATGCAGCCTCAGAGCTGACCCCAGCACCAGAAACATTCAAAGCAAGAGCTGAGTTCAGCTCATACAGACCCAGAGACAGGATCAGGCTAATAGAGAGAGCAGTGATCTCCATCCCTCAACTGTCTGTGTGGGAATACTGCATGTGAGGTATCACTGAgttatatagattttttaaacaaaccGTCCCTCCTTCTACTGTACGTCAGCTTACTGTACACCAAAGAGAATTCTTTCTATGGGCCGTACAATATTATCCGCATACAGTTCCCATGTGTCTTTTCCTCCTCTTGCATAATCATTGTAAACACCAAATGGTTTCCCAACTTTATCAAACCGttacacccttttttttttcttttttgctcatattGCAGTTTAGTCTAAGtctaacaaatgtaccttttatatcttgtttgtgtCGTTCAATCCCATTTTACATAATGtgtgaaaaggtttttttttaataagcaataatttCATGACAGTGTGAAGACAGAATACATAACCAagcctttttttgcattttaaccatatttatttactcatttagcTCATCATAAAAGAATATGTTTTAAATTAGTTCATAGCATGGCATTAATATCTTCAAAACATTTGTGAAAATGTTACATAAAACTGGTTGAATGCACACATTATAAGCTTCATACGGTATGCTATGGAAaagtttgtcacattttatgttgctgTCCAATCACTGTTGATGGTAAATGTAGTTGACTAAAGCAATACAATCCTCAGTGTCTAATTTACTGAGTAAGCTGAGTTTTCCTTCTCACAGAGACAGCAATAATGAGAGCAACACATTCTGCAGCACAGTAACTCAGCTTTTCTGTAAATGTAGCACACACTGAGGAATGTATCGCTTCAGTCATCTACATTTACTTTCAAAACTTATGAGAAAACCACCTCAATGCTTGCAAATCACTTATTTTTCAAACCTCATATTTCTCAGGATTgatttttgttcattaaatgctTCTTGGTGTTCTTCTCTGGCTTAAACAATATGATGAAACACTTTGGAGCAAATatacacatcatcatcatcatcatcatccttcgACTGTCGTCGAGATCCTAGATGACACGTCTTTCCATCGGGTCCTGTCGGCCATTGCTGCTCCCAGCTCCTGGATTGTAAGTCCGGTGTGCGGTCAGGTTTACCCCTGGCTCAGGGAAAAGGACGCCCCTGCCGTGCATAGTCCACTGGAGGAGCAGGGACCCCTTAGGTATGTAGCACAAGGCTCACCGTTGTGTGGATACACCCTGGCTGCATACCAATCCCTGCACCAGCTATGGTTAAATAGTCCTGCTGCCTTGCAGGTAGTTCTTGGTTGAACAAAGGCTAAGGGACCATCCCCAACAGAAAAGGGTGACTGAAGGAGTTGCGCCCTCAGATGCACTAAGCAAGCGACAAGATTAATGATGTcacgactaaaaaaaaaaaaaatatacacaatattaGTCCAAAACTGGAGGCCAGAATGGCAAATATCTCCACAGCCACAGTGAATTTCCCAGGAGAGCTG
This is a stretch of genomic DNA from Centropristis striata isolate RG_2023a ecotype Rhode Island chromosome 4, C.striata_1.0, whole genome shotgun sequence. It encodes these proteins:
- the LOC131970239 gene encoding extracellular calcium-sensing receptor-like; this translates as MHTVENNYTYMPESLRCKGSIIPRELRFSRAMIFAIEEINNSTELLPGIRLGYQIYDSCASVPVAVHVAFQLSNGLDPVFYTGDNCSQSGMVMAVVGECGSTPSISMSRVLGPFNVPQVSHFATCACLSDKQQYPSFFRTIPSDQFQADALAKLVKHFGWTWIGAVRSDSDYGNNGMASFLAAARREGICVEYSEAFYRTNPRSRIQRVADVIRRSTAMVVVAFTSTVDLRILLEELSLEPFPPRLWIGSESWVTDPDMLRFSFCAGAIGFGIEQSVIPGLRDFLLDLSPSKVAASPLLTEFWEDAFNCRLKKRADTNKRVCDGSEDIKTLQTPYTDTSQLRITNMVYKAVFAIAHAIHNAVCQETNSTNHCDKFSRIESEEILMQLKKVHFSKNGYDVSFDANGDPVATYELVNWQKTESGNIELVTVGHYDASLPVGREFRINRNLTWVEGSTQVPVSVCSDSCPPGTRKVLQKGKPICCYDCLPCPEGEISNATDSPDCFPCLKEFWPNAERDTCLPKPVEFLSFNEVLGIILAAFSVGGACLAIITATVFYFHRTSPIVRANNSELSFLLLFSLTLCFLCSLTFIGAPSEWSCMLRHTAFGITFVLCMSCVLGKTIVVLMAFRATLPGSNVMKWFGPPQQRMTVVSFTFIQVIICTIWLVLNPPFPMKNLTTYKERIILECALGSAVGFWAVLGYIGLLAVFCFVLAVLARKLPDNFNEAKLITFSMLIFCAVWITFIPAYVSSPGKFTVAVEIFAILASSFGLTLCIFAPKCFIILFKPEKNTKKHLMNKDQS